DNA from Metabacillus flavus:
AGTGCGGACTCCAAAGGGTTACAGCAATCGGCTTTTTGTTTTCGTAAGCCTTTTTAAGCTCTACAAGCATAGCAGCTTCAGACGATTCAACGATTGTATAATCAAGATCGTAGTCTTTTTTCATCTTATCTGTAAGCTGCATTAAACTTGATCCGGGATCAATTCCATATACTTTTCCGGAAAATTGATCCTTATTTTTGTTCAAATCATCAATTGTATTAATATCCTTCATATACGACGGGACGGCAAGGCCGAGCTTCGTACCTTTATACCATTTATCATGAAGGTCAACGTCGCCTTTATACTTTTCGTAAAAAGGTTTATCAGTAATGGGAAGCCATACGTTCCCCTGGATATCAATATCCCCCCGAGCTACTCCTGTCCAGTTGGCAGCTTTATCAAGCTCCATCATTTCAACGTCGTACCCTTTTTCTTCTAAAAGAACCTTCCAAAGATAGGCAGTTGAGATATTATCAATCCAGTTGATCATCCCGATTTTAATTTTCTTTTTGCTGTCCCCGAGCGGGTTGCTGCAAGAGGCAAGGACGAGGGTAAATAATAGGGTAATAATAGCGGCTGCTTTCCATCTTTTCAATATGTATGTCTCCCTTCACTCTTATGTAGGCTATACTTGTATTCCCTAAACAGTATTGAATAAAACGTTTTTTTACAAAAATAATATGTGAATATGTTTACATAGTGATGAAAAGGGTAAATGAAAGATACCCTCATTCATGAACTCATTTCTATTTTTTCCTGAAAGCATGAATCTTAACAGTCATTCACACAAACAATAGCAGTAGAAAGAGGTGGACGTATGGAAAATGTGAAAATCAAAGCCGAGAACGTTAGCAAAATCTTCGGTAAGAATCCTCAAAAAGGAATTGAACTCCTGAAAAAAGGAAAGACAAAATCAGAAATTCTAAAAGAAGCTGGTCTGACTGTCGGTGTGAAGGAAGCGAGCTTTGAAGTACATAGCGGTGAAATATTTGTGATTATGGGGCTTTCCGGAAGCGGGAAATCGACGCTTGTCCGTATGTTTAACAGGCTCATTGATCCAACCTCAGGATCACTCATGATTGATGGAAAAGACTTAGTGAAAATGAAGAATGAAGAACTGCGGGAAGTCAGAAGAAAAAAGATGAGCATGGTGTTTCAAAAGTTTGCTTTGTTCCCACATCGCAATGTATTGGAAAACGCCGCGTACGGTTTGGAAGTACAAGGTGTTTCCAAGCAGGAGCGGGAGTCAAAAGCTCAGCATTCCCTTGAATTAGTAGGCTTAAAAGGGTATGAGAACAGCTATCCCGGGGAACTTAGCGGAGGAATGCAGCAGCGTGTAGGACTTGCCAGGGCTCTTGCAAATGATCCGGACATTCTTCTCATGGATGAGGCGTTCAGCGCACTGGATCCTTTAATCAGAAAAGATATGCAGGATGAGCTAATCGAACTTCAGGAAAAGATGAAGAAAACGATTATTTTCATCACCCATGATCTTGATGAAGCATTAAGAATTGGAGACCGTATTGCCTTGATGAAGGACGGAGAAATCGTCCAAATCGGGACACCTGAGGATATCATGACGAATCCTGCTAACGAGTACGTTGAGAGGTTTGTTGAGGACGTAAATTTGGCGAAGGTGCTGACAGCCGAATCTGTTATGTCCCGTGCAGAAACTATTCAGGTGGACAGAGGACCTCGTGTAGCCCTTAAAATTATGCGTGATGCCGGTATGTCCAGTATTTATGCCGTGGATAAAAGAAAATCCTATATGGGTCTCGTAACCGCAGACGATATTTCTCAGGCTGTAAGGCTTGATCAGCCGATTTCATCCTATCTTCATACAAATGTCCCTGTCGTAAGACTGGATACAACGATTGAAGAGATGTACGAAAAGATAGCAGATACACGGTATCCGCTGCCGGTTCTTGATGAAGACAACCGAATCCGGGGCGTTGTGAAACGTGAACGGGTGATTCAGGCTTTGGCCGGGAGAGAGGTGAACACCATTGAACATTCCTAAACTCCCAATTGGTAAGTATGTCGATATGTTCGTGGAATTCTTAAATGATAAACTGTTAGGATTTTTTACCTGGATCGGCAATATCATCGAAACCTTTAATGATGTGCTCGTAAACTTGATGCTGCTTATACCAGCGGTCATTTTTGCAGTCATTGTAGCCGGTCTTGCCTACTGGGTAAGCAGAAAATGGGGTTTAACTATTTTCACCCTTATCGGATTGCTGCTCATCATCAATCTTGGCTACTGGGAGCAAACGATTGATACGCTTGCGCTTGTTTTGACGGCCGTTATAATATCGATTATTCTTGGAATACCGCTTGGGATTTGGTCTTCACAAAGTGACAGGGCTTCCGGAATTATATCTCCGGTGCTGGATTTTATGCAAACCATGCCTGCCTTTGTATACTTGATTCCTTCCATCCTTTTCTTCGGAATTGGGGTTGTTCCGGGAATTATCGCTTCTGTTATTTTCGCTATGCCTCCGACCATTCGTTTGACGAACCTTGGTATCAGACAGGTTCCGGAAGATCTTGTAGAGGCGGCAAACGCTTTTGGATCGACCACGTCCCAAAAGCTGTTTAAAGTTCAGCTGCCGCTTGCGATGGGAACGATCATGGCAGGTATTAATCAAAGCATCATGCTTGCTCTGTCCATGGTTGTTATCGCTTCACTCGTCGGAGCGCCAGGGCTTGGGGTGGAAGTATACAGAGCCGTTCAGCGTATTGAAGTAGGGCTTGGATTTGAATCAGGCCTTGCCATCGTCATTCTTGCCATTATCCTAGACCGGATTACACAAAATCTAAAACCTGGAAACAGGAGATAAAAGAGCAAAGAAAGCCGGCTGCCCTTGGGCAAGCCGGCTTTTCCTATTTTGTGATCTCTTCCATTTTGCTGCGAATCCAGCTGTGATCCAAATCCTCGCCAATAAACACGAGCAATGGCTTCATTTTAACAGGTTCCTTCATATACATGGGCATTCCGTACGAATACTGCACAGAAAAACAGCCATCGGTATCAGCAAAGGAAACGTAGCCTTTTATCCGGTAAATCGTGTCCGGCATGTCTCTTAAAAACTGCTCAAACCCTCCAAGATCTACAGTCCCTGTAAACTTATGCACGTATGTTTTCATATGAAGCTGTTCATTGATGCCGGACTTTAGCACAGCCCCTTTAGGGGAGGCAGTGAGCTTTCGGATATCCTCTAATTTGACGCGGGCATGGGCAGTCATCAGGACTTTCCCCTTGGCCTGTATCTCCTGTATCTCCCGGACAACCTCACCCTGCTCCGTTTCGGTCAGCAAGTCGGTCTTATTTAAAAGGACAAGGTCGGCATGCTTGATCTGTTCATGGAGCAGTCTTCTTACGGGGATGCTCAGACGATCCTGGTCCTGCCATCTTGAGCCATCCGCAAGAGAGATAATCCCCCTTACTAGAAGCTTGTCTGCAAAGAGAGGGGATAGACAGGAATCCAATACTTCTACGGGATGAGCCGCACCTGTTGTTTCTATGTAGATTACATCAAGTTCATTTTCTGCCAGCAGAGCATGCAATTGAGCTTCAAATTGCCCCTGCATTGTACAGCAAACACATCCATTCAACAGCTCTTTTAGAGGGATATCTTCTGAAACCGCACTGCTGTCGATTGATTCTTTTCCAAGCTCATTCATAACAACAGCCACTTTCCTGCCGGCTGCCTTTTCCTCTTGCAATAGATTTTTGAGGAGAGTTGTTTTTCCGGCTCCTAAAAATCCGCCTAATATATATATTTCCGTTTGTTCCATGATTTTCTCCATTTCTGATTGTTTCTCTCATCTTACTGAAAGGCCAGGTGCACCGTCAATGAAAAAAGGCGGCTGCACCGTTAAAACAGCCGGTCCGAAAAGTATCGTTTTCGATTATAGTAGTAGTAGTAGAATGAATGGATAAGAGAGGAATCTTTGTGAAAATTGACTTCCATGTGCATGCAAAATTAGGAAAGAAAGTGCCTTTCTCATTAAAGGAATTTACAAAAATGGTGGAAGAAGCAAAATGGAACGGACTTGATGCCATTGCATTGACTGAGCATTTTAATGCAATGGATTATGTGCAAATCTATCAAACACTGGACCGCCACTATCCGTATCAGAGTACCTATTATGATGTGGCTGGAATTAAAGTATTCCCGGGAATGGAAGTAGACATTGCGGAAGGCGGGCATATTCTTTTAATTGGATCGAGATCAGACATCATCAGAATGACCAAACGGCTTGAACGGTATAAAAACAAGGATAACTATATGCCATTTGACCAGCTCATGTCATTTCACGGAATGGAAAACATGCTTAAAATTGGCGCGCATCCCTTTAGAGAAAAAAATCCGCTTACCGCTCTCTCCGAAAGTCAGCTTGCTAAATTGGATGCGTTTGAATGGAATGCAAAGGATGCAGCAAAACAGGGAATAGGTTTAAGGCCAAAGCTTGAAAAAATGGCTGCCGTCCACGGAAAAACTTTGACAGCTGGAAGCGATACCCATCACTACAGCCAGATTGGCGCGGTTTATAATCACTTTAATGAACCGTTTCAAACCGTGAAACAGCTGAAAGAGAAATTAGCGAATGCTGAGTTTGAGGTTCGAAAGTCTCCATTTCTTCCAGTGAAAATCCAGGCGGCAAAGGTTTTGAAAAAAAAATACAAAGACGGCAGAAAAGGATGAGAGTCTGTAATGCAAGAAGGCTCTCATCCGCACCTGCATAAAAATGAGAAAAGAGCTGATACATATGAGTGCAATCCCTTATCGAAAACTTGGCAATTCGAATCTATCCATTTCTCCGCTTGGTCTCGGATGCTGGCAGTTCAGCAAAGGAAGCGGTCTGGTAGGGAAATATTGGTCTGTTATGGACCAAAAGGATATTAACGAAATTATACGGGTGAGCCTGGCAGGAGGCATTAACTGGTTTGACACGGCTGAGGCATATGGAAAAGGAAAATCGGAAGAAGCATTGGCAGAAGCTTTGATTGAGCTTGGGGATCAAGCCGAAGGAGCCTTAATTGCGACTAAATGGTGGCCGTTATTTCGGACAGCTTCTTCACTAACCGGTACAATCGACCAGCGCTTGAAGCATTTGAAGGGCAGAGCAATCGATCTTTACCAGATCCATCAGCCATTTTCCTTTTCCGGCATTACCGAACAAATGATTAAAATGGCCAAGCTTCTTGATGATGGGAAAATCAAAACAGCTGGTGTCAGCAATTTCAATGCTGCACAAATGTCTAAAGCAGCAGGTGTGATGCATGACCAAGGCCATTTCATTGTCTCCAATCAGGTTAAATACAGCCTGCTCGACCGCAGGATAGAGCGGAACGGTGTTATGGATGCGGCAAAAAATCTGGGGATTACAATTATTGCCTACTCTCCGCTGGAACAGGGCATTTTAAGCGGAAAGTTTCATAAAAATCCGGAGCTCCTGAAACAGCTTAAGGGACCAAGAAAACATTTATCGGGATTTAAGAAAAACGGATTAATGCGTACGAAGCCGCTGATTGACCTGCTCGAAAAATATGCAATGGAATATGAGGTAAAACCAAGTCAAATCGCTTTGAACTGGCTTATCCGCTTTCATGGGGAAACGGTTGCGGCCATTCCAGGTGCATCAAAAGTAAGACATGCAGAAGAAAATATTGGTGCGATGAAATTTGCGTTAACCCAAAACCATATGGATGAGCTGGACCGTGTTTCAAAGGAAGTAGCGGGATATTAAAAAGGCCTGTCTGAAAAGGCGCATTAACTTAAACAGGGAGACGCATTCTAAGCGTCTCCCTGTTTAAGTTTGAAGTCTGAGTCAGGCTGATTGAAGCGGAAGGACGACACTCCAGCGGGAGCAGCGGGACAGGTGAGACCCCGCAGGCTCTTGCGCAGGAGGCTCACCGCCCGCCCCCGGATGAGGGAGTCCTGTAGCGGAAATCAGCCTAAGCAAATCTAGATTATATAGCAAGTGGGACTCTACGATATTCTATGGGCAGCCCCTTTTATATGATCGCTAAAGAATTAAAACGCCCAATCGCCGTTTCTGAATACGGGCTCCCGAGTACCATCTTCTAATATTCCATCAATATCCATATCCTGTGAGCCAATCATGAAATCAACATGCGTCATGCTGCTGTTGACTCCATGCTTAGCAAGCTCTTCGCGGTCCATTTTCTTTCCGCCTTCAATATTAAAGGCATAGCCGCTGCCGATTGCCAAATGGTTCGATGCATTTTCGTCAAACAATGTATTGTAAAATAAAACGCCGGACTTGGAGATAGGTGAATCGTAAGGCACAAGAGCCACTTCTCCAAGGTACTGGGACCCTTCATCCGTTTCAATCAGAGTTTGCAGGATTTCTTCGCCGGCTTTTGCTTCAGCTTTCGTGATCTTACCGTTTTTAAAGGTAATCTGAAATTCATTAATCAGATTTCCGCCATAGCTTAAAGGCTTGGTGCTTGAAACTACGCCATTTACTCCGGTTTTAAGGGGTACTGTGAAAACTTCTTCAGTTGGCATATTTGCCATAAAAGGAGTGCCTTGCTCATTTTCACTTCCTGCTCCGACCCATTGGTGTTTTTCGTGCAGTTCAATCGTTAAATCAGTCCCTTTTGCTGTATAGTGTAGGGCCTTATACTTTTTGCCATTCAGATAATCAACTTTCTTATGTAAGGAAGCATTATGCTCTTTCCAGGCCTGAACCGGGTTCTCCTCATATACTCTTACTGATTTGAAGATAGCATCCCAGAGCTTTTCAACCGCTTCATTTTCTTCAGAATCAGGAAACACCTTTAATGCCCAGTCTTTAGAAGGTGCTGCGATGACAGTCCAGCTCATTTTATCAGATTGAACGTATTGGCGATAGCGATCAAGCGCTTTGCCGGCTGCTTTATTTGCAGCGGCTATTCTTTTGGTATCTACCCCTTTAAGAAGATCTGGATTTGCTGATACGATGCTCATAAATGCAGCATTGTTTTCAGCGAGCTCTTCGCGTTCCTTTGCCCTGTGCATAGGATATTCATTAAATACTTCGTCTGGAGCCATATCATATTTGAGTCTTGCAACCGTATCATCCATCCAGTCAACGATGACATTTTTTGCTCCGGCTTCGTATGCTTTTTTTACAACTAAGCGAGTAAACTCGGCTGTGTCGATGGCTGCATATACGGCAAGTGTTTGCCCTTTTTGAATATTGACGCCGACTTTAACGGCTAAATCTGCATACTTCTCTAAGTTCTGCTGAAAGTTAGACATAGAAATGCCCCCTTATATTCTTATTCTCCATTATTTTAGCAGACTTATGCGAATCTTCAAACGAAATAGTCATAGAGCGTTAAACCAATCGGATTACTTTAAGAATAGAGCTCTCAAGAGTTACAATAGAAAAAGACTAGTAGCAGAGGTGACGAAGGTGAGATTTCTTGAAACGCAATTTATCCGGAATGAAGCTGAGAAGCAGCTTTTCATAAAAGCAAAAAACCTGTCGGAAAAATTCTTTGAACGTGCTGAAAAGCATGACCGCGAAGCTACCTTCCCATTTGACAACTTTGCTGATTTGAAAGAAGAGGGCTTTTTGTCATTGACTATACCAAAGTCACATGGAGGTCAGGGAATATCGCTGTATACGTTCCTGCTTTTGCAGGAAAAGCTTGCTGAAGGAGATGCAGCAACGGCTTTGTCAGCAGGCTGGCATCTTGGACTCTTCCTCAGCCTCAGAGAAACAGGTAAATGGGATCCTGAACTATTTAAAAAAATAACCCGTGAAGTCATTGAGTCCGGTAAGCTTGTGAACAGTGCGGCAAGTGAGTCTAAGACCGGCAGTCCAGCACGCGGCGGCAAGCCTGAAACTGCTGCCGTAAAAAAAGGGGAGAAGTGGCTGATCAGCGGCAGAAAAATTTTCGCCTCGCTTGCCCCTATTTTGGACTATTTCATTGTGACAGCTACAATTGAAGAAACAGGAGATATCGGTGAATTTCTAGTCCCGAGGGAAGCGGCAGGCGTTCGTATTGAAGAAACATGGGACACAATGGGAATGAGGGGCACGCGAAGCGATGATTTGATTCTTGATGGAGTTTTGCTGGATGCTTCTGCATTAATTGCAAATCGAAGCAAGCCTGCTAAACCGATGGCCCAAGGGTGGCTGCTGCATATTCCTGCATGCTACTTGGGCATCGCTATTGCAGCCCGCAATGAGGCTGTCCGTTTTGCCCGGAATTATCATCCGAACAGCCTCCCCCATCCGATTATGGATGTGCCGGAGGTCAGAAGAAAAGTGGCGGAAATGGATATTAAACTGCTGACCGCGAGGCAGCTGATGTACGCGACAGCTGAAAAGTGGGATACCAAACCCGATGAGCGTTCAGAGCTCCAAACCGAGCTAGCCGCAGCCAAATATACTGCGACTAATATCGCCATCGAAGTCGTGGACCTTGCCATGAGAATAGAAGGAGGCCAAAGTCTTTTCAGGAACAAACCGCTCGAACGATTTTATCGGGATGTCAGGGCAGGGCTTCATAATCCTCCTTCAGACGATATCACGGTTAAGATTATGGCGGACAGAGCCTTTTCTGAAGAAGAATAAGGTTTCGAATGAGCGGAAATTAGTGTAACGTAAAGATAGATGCTTAAAGAGTTTCTGGAGGTTGTGCAGATGAAAGAATATATGATGGGTGTAGATATTGGAACGACAAGTACAAAGGCTGTTCTTTTTGACCGGAACTGTGCTGTAATCTCAAAGCATAATTCAGGATACCCGCTTTACACGGAAGCTCCGGGTGAAGCAGAGCAGAGTCCGGAAGAGATTTTCTCAGCCGTCGTGAGTGCAATCCGGGAAACCATCAAGGAAGCGGGAGTTTCAAGAGAGGAAATCGGCTTTGTCAGCTTCAGCTCGGCCATGCACAGTCTGATTGCCGTGGATGCAAGCGGAAAACCGCTGACACGGAGTATTACATGGGCAGATCAGCGCAGCGAGGCATGGACCAAAAAGCTAAAGAAAGAATGGGGCGGACATGAAATTTATCTCCGTACGGGTACCCCCATTCATCCGATGTCCCCGCTATCCAAAATTATTTGGCTGCGGGAAGACCATCCAGAAATTTTCAGTAAAACAGCTAAATTCATTTCCATCAAAGAATACGTTTTTTTCCGCCTTTTCGGTGAATACATAATCGATCATTCAATCGCTTCTGCTACAGGCCTGTTTAACCTTGAAAAGAAGGACTGGGATAGCGGGGCGATGGAAATCGCCGGAATCACAGAGGATCAGCTCTCAAAACTCGTTCCAACCACCTTTCAGATACGGGGACTTCGTTCTGAAACAGCTGCTGAAATGGGGCTGCCTGCAGCTATTCCATTCATTGCAGGCGCAAGTGACGGCGTACTGTCCAACTTAGGTGTTAATGCCATCGATCCTGGTGTCGTTGCTCTCACAATCGGTACAAGCGGGGCAATCCGGGCTGTGACAGACCGTCCGGTTACGGATCCAAAGGGGCGGATCTTTTGCTATGCGCTGACAGAAGAGCGCTGGGTCATTGGCGGTCCTGTGAACAATGGAGGAATGATTTTCCAATGGATGAAAGATGAACTTTGCCAATCTGAAGCAGAAACTGCAGAAAGACTGGGGCAGGACCCGTATACGTATTTGACAGATATCGCAGCAAAAATCAGGCCGGGAGCAGAAGGACTGATTTTCCATCCGTATTTGGCAGGGGAACGGGCGCCGATTTGGAATGCTCATGCAAGAGGAGCTTTTTTCGGCCTTGGGCTTCACCATAAAAAAGAACACATGATCAGGGCTGTTCTTGAAGGAATCAATTACAACCTTTATACGGTCCTGCTTGCACTGAAAGAACTGATTGGTATACCGGAAAAAATTCACGCAACAGGAGGCTTCGCTCAATCTGAATTTTGGCGCCAAATGCTCGCTGATGTGCTGGATCAGGAGGTTCTCATTCCAGAGAGTTATGAAAGCTCTTGCCTTGGCGCAGTCATTCTCGGCATGTATGGTCTTGGGGAAATTGACAGTTTAACGGATGCAAAACGGTTCGTCAGCTCCAACATCCGACTGCTTCCAAATAAGGAAACATCGGAAGTGTACCAGGAAATCATCCCGATCTACATTCGTTTAGCCCGCTTGTACGAAACAGAATTTGAAGAAATTTCGGCCTTCCAAACGAAATATGGAAAGAAGGAATTGCCGGAAAGCGCGAAGTAAGGAAAGCCGGTCTGCAGGTGAAAATGCAGGCCGGCTTTTTCATTTGTTGAATTTTATCTATATAACGCCAATGCATGAATAGCGAGTTGATTTTAAAAGCCGCCGTTATTTAATTAATCTGCTTTCACCGCTGATGGAACGAACTTCTTCCCACTCGTGCCTTAATATCGCCATTTCATATATACTCCAGAATGTATCTTTCATTTTGCGGGAGTCTTTGAAATGGCCTTCAATTGAAAAACCTGCTTTTTTATAGCAAGCAATTGCTTCATTGTTAAAATCAAATACGCCAAGAGTAACCCGGTGAACATTCAACTCAAGAAAAGCAAAATTCAGCGCTTGCTGAACAAGAGCAAAACCATAGCCTTTTCCTCTCAAGTCCGGATTAATCAGGACGCGGCTGATGCGGCAGGATTCATTTTTCAAATCGATCTTTGATAGACAGATATGACCAGCTGCAGCACCTGACTTTTCCTCTACGGCTTTAAACACCCTCTGATCAGTTCCATGCACATATCCTTCAATCTGTTCAAACGTGAGGGGAAATAAAAATTCCGGCCCGCCCCACTGCATCAGGAATTCTGCAGATGGAATCCATTCAATCAGTTCAGCGGCATCCCCCATAGTAAACGGTTCTAAACGAATCATATAGAATCCTCCTTTCACAATAAGGAAGTTATTCGTCTTTTTAAGCAGATTTCCTTTATTTTTGAAGGAAATCCAATATTCGTATAGAATCAATAAGGAATCGAGGTGACCATGATGATTGATATTCAAGCATACTATGATATTGATTTTTTCAAAAAAGCAGCATTACCCTTCCTGGAAACACAGGAGATTGAAAACAACGTTGCTCTGGGCATCCTGCTGGACAAACAATCCTCCAGCCTGCAGCCAATTCATATGAGCATGATCCGCAAAGACGGGGAACCAATTGTGGTCCTTCTTCAAACTCATCCAAAACAAGTGCTCGTCGCGGCAAAATCGAATTTAGAGGAAGAAGACATTTTGCTTGCCGGGAAGAGAATTGCCCAGGTATACCGATCTGTTCCAGGGCTCCTTGGAGAAAAACGGATAACCGAAATTCTGGCTAAAAGAATTGCCGGCCTAACCGGAAAATCAGCCCGGCTTTTCATGAATCAGCGTTTACATAAGCTTGACCGTGTTGAAAAACCGGCCGCGGCAAGCACCGGTAGGATGATGCTTCTGACCGCCGAACACCGCCCGTTAATCAGCCAGTGGGTTTTTGACTTTTGTGAAGAAGTAGGGGAGCATGCTTCCATGTTTGAAGCCGATGAAAAAGCAGACGAATTGATCCGAAAGAAAAGTTTATACGGCTGGGTTACGGAAGGCAGCATTGTATCGATGGCTAATTGGTCCCGCCCGACGAAAACAAATGTAAACATTAACTATGTATACACACCTCCCGTCCATCGGAAGAAGGGGTATGCAACAGACTGTGTGACGGTCCTTACCGAACAAATGCTCAATAGCGGATATGAGACAACCAGTCTTTTTACGGATTTAACGAATTCAACATCCAACAAGATCTACAGGGAAATTGGCTATAAGCCGGTTCAGGATGTAGTGAAAATCTTATTTGAGCAAAGACCGAAAAAACCAGCAGAGTGAGCTCTGCTGGTTTTTTGCAAATTCATATATTGTGCTAGCTGGAATACTCTGATTCCTTTCCTTTTCTTGGCCGCAGCGTATAACTGAAGCTGTAAACAAAATCTGCTGCTAAAATTAGAGACCAGTAGCGAATGGCGTTTAAAAGTTCAGCCGTTCTGGAACCATCCCCAATCATTTCAATCATTCCAATCAGCAGACAGCAGCCAATCGTCCATGCTAACAGGTGACGGTACCACCCTTTGCGTTCATTTTTAGCATGCTCTTTGCCAAGCTTCGCAGGTTTCACCGGTGTCGGACCGCCGGCATAACGGTGAGCGAAGCGGACGTCCGCCCATTGAATCATTTTATGTCCGAAAGCAATTGTAGAGCCAATATAAATGGCTGCAATTGCGTGTACAAATTCAGCTTCTTTGCCAGAGCTTAAATCAATAACAGCCGCAGCAATTAAAATCAGATCGATGATAGGTGTACATAGGAGCAATACTGCGCCTGTTTTTTTCATTCGAAGCACGTACCGTGCACCCAATCCCGCAAGTACAAAAACCCAAAATCCAATTTCACAGCCTACAATCAGCCAGCCAATCATGAACCATTCTCCTTTTTAGTACAACTGTGTTAAAAACAAATTAACACAATTGTATTAAAAAAGCAATATGTGATAGACTTGAACTATGCCTAAATTTGTAGATCATGAAAAACAAAAAGAAAAAATAGCCGAAGCAGTATGGAGAATTGTTGCAAGAGATGGAATGGAGCAGGTTTCAGTCCGGAATGTGGCAGAAGAAGCCGGTTTTTCACCAGGGTCGATGCGGCATTATTTTTCCACTCAATCAGAATTGATCGTGTTTACGATGAAATTTATATCGGATAAAATCCGGAAAAGAGCAGAAGGAGCTGTATTCACAGGTGACCATATGGAAGATATGGCGATGCTGCTGGAAGAAGCCCTTCCGCTGAACGATGAAAGAAGAATGGAAACGGAGGTGTGGTTTGCGTTTATCGCAAAAGCTTTTACTGACCGGGAGCTGGCTCCGCTTAGCGCTGAATTATATGATGAATTAAAAAGAGGAGTTACAATGATCATTACAGGGCTAATTAATTTAGGAATGGCAAAAGAAAACCTGGATCCAGAAATAGAAATTGAGCGTCTATTTGCTTTAATTGACGGATTAGCCATTCATGGTGTTATCAGACCGTATGAGAGCAGTCCTGAAAAAATGAGCAGAGTCGTGCGCCATCATCTGCAATCTCTCTGTAAATGTTGATTGACAGTTAACGCAAGATTTGAATATACTAAATGTACTATTTGCAGAAGGGAATGAATTTGGGCCAATGAAGCTGTAATCTTATTTTCTGACGTTTCTTTAATAAAAAGGAACCAAAAGAGAGTAGGATTCGTGCGCCCATTTTTCATTCTAAAGCCGTCAAAAGCAATTTTGGCATAGGCTTTTTTTGAATACGGCATTCGTCATCCTCTTCAGGTTCCTGAGAGGTTTTTTTGTATTCAAAAAAGAGTGGGATGTGAAGCGTATGCTATTGATGAAAATAAGAAATGTGAAAAAAAGCTTTGGTGACCGGGATATATTAACAGGGATAAATTTAGATATTGCTTTGGGCGACAGAATTGGTCTTGCCGGATACAACGGTACGGGAAAAACAACTTTTGCAAAACTTCTTGCGGGTATCCTCTCTATGGATGAAGGCTATATAGATGTGTTCGGGAAAAAAGTGAAAATCGGTTATCTGCAGCAATCTGTCGATTATACGGATGATAGCTTAAAAGTTCAGCATCATTCTAAGGAATGGCTGAAATCCGCTAAAATGCTGGGGATTGGC
Protein-coding regions in this window:
- a CDS encoding glycine betaine ABC transporter substrate-binding protein translates to MKRWKAAAIITLLFTLVLASCSNPLGDSKKKIKIGMINWIDNISTAYLWKVLLEEKGYDVEMMELDKAANWTGVARGDIDIQGNVWLPITDKPFYEKYKGDVDLHDKWYKGTKLGLAVPSYMKDINTIDDLNKNKDQFSGKVYGIDPGSSLMQLTDKMKKDYDLDYTIVESSEAAMLVELKKAYENKKPIAVTLWSPHWIFSDLDLKYLEDTKGSYGKPDNIQYMTRKGFAKEHPDIIKWMDNWELNDDQMSELIKYVNDAAESEEGYYPEQGAKKWVEKNRELTDSWFEEK
- a CDS encoding aldo/keto reductase, which produces MSAIPYRKLGNSNLSISPLGLGCWQFSKGSGLVGKYWSVMDQKDINEIIRVSLAGGINWFDTAEAYGKGKSEEALAEALIELGDQAEGALIATKWWPLFRTASSLTGTIDQRLKHLKGRAIDLYQIHQPFSFSGITEQMIKMAKLLDDGKIKTAGVSNFNAAQMSKAAGVMHDQGHFIVSNQVKYSLLDRRIERNGVMDAAKNLGITIIAYSPLEQGILSGKFHKNPELLKQLKGPRKHLSGFKKNGLMRTKPLIDLLEKYAMEYEVKPSQIALNWLIRFHGETVAAIPGASKVRHAEENIGAMKFALTQNHMDELDRVSKEVAGY
- a CDS encoding ABC transporter permease, encoding MFVEFLNDKLLGFFTWIGNIIETFNDVLVNLMLLIPAVIFAVIVAGLAYWVSRKWGLTIFTLIGLLLIINLGYWEQTIDTLALVLTAVIISIILGIPLGIWSSQSDRASGIISPVLDFMQTMPAFVYLIPSILFFGIGVVPGIIASVIFAMPPTIRLTNLGIRQVPEDLVEAANAFGSTTSQKLFKVQLPLAMGTIMAGINQSIMLALSMVVIASLVGAPGLGVEVYRAVQRIEVGLGFESGLAIVILAIILDRITQNLKPGNRR
- a CDS encoding quaternary amine ABC transporter ATP-binding protein; the encoded protein is MENVKIKAENVSKIFGKNPQKGIELLKKGKTKSEILKEAGLTVGVKEASFEVHSGEIFVIMGLSGSGKSTLVRMFNRLIDPTSGSLMIDGKDLVKMKNEELREVRRKKMSMVFQKFALFPHRNVLENAAYGLEVQGVSKQERESKAQHSLELVGLKGYENSYPGELSGGMQQRVGLARALANDPDILLMDEAFSALDPLIRKDMQDELIELQEKMKKTIIFITHDLDEALRIGDRIALMKDGEIVQIGTPEDIMTNPANEYVERFVEDVNLAKVLTAESVMSRAETIQVDRGPRVALKIMRDAGMSSIYAVDKRKSYMGLVTADDISQAVRLDQPISSYLHTNVPVVRLDTTIEEMYEKIADTRYPLPVLDEDNRIRGVVKRERVIQALAGREVNTIEHS
- a CDS encoding CobW family GTP-binding protein, whose amino-acid sequence is MEQTEIYILGGFLGAGKTTLLKNLLQEEKAAGRKVAVVMNELGKESIDSSAVSEDIPLKELLNGCVCCTMQGQFEAQLHALLAENELDVIYIETTGAAHPVEVLDSCLSPLFADKLLVRGIISLADGSRWQDQDRLSIPVRRLLHEQIKHADLVLLNKTDLLTETEQGEVVREIQEIQAKGKVLMTAHARVKLEDIRKLTASPKGAVLKSGINEQLHMKTYVHKFTGTVDLGGFEQFLRDMPDTIYRIKGYVSFADTDGCFSVQYSYGMPMYMKEPVKMKPLLVFIGEDLDHSWIRSKMEEITK
- a CDS encoding PHP domain-containing protein; amino-acid sequence: MKIDFHVHAKLGKKVPFSLKEFTKMVEEAKWNGLDAIALTEHFNAMDYVQIYQTLDRHYPYQSTYYDVAGIKVFPGMEVDIAEGGHILLIGSRSDIIRMTKRLERYKNKDNYMPFDQLMSFHGMENMLKIGAHPFREKNPLTALSESQLAKLDAFEWNAKDAAKQGIGLRPKLEKMAAVHGKTLTAGSDTHHYSQIGAVYNHFNEPFQTVKQLKEKLANAEFEVRKSPFLPVKIQAAKVLKKKYKDGRKG